The following coding sequences are from one Schizosaccharomyces osmophilus chromosome 1, complete sequence window:
- the nop2 gene encoding rRNA (cytosine-C5-)-methyltransferase activity Nop2, whose product MGRKQKSKQGVPPTLEETRGTGKKPEAKVEKKRKPTEETAALQPPKKQIAQEKKSLFEESESEPESNDVKAAGDEFEEADESSELEDEENVDQAQDEFVQGDEAEEESEQDSIFDSDEESRGKPMFSDDSGEEDDLQVANLEAMSRKLDEEAELEEKEAEEELHTNIHPTAPTILPPKEEGGLADGQPMSAFTQDLSQIQLRIQEINRVLNDFKNLCEPGRSRAEYIDQLISDVSVYYGYSKFLTEKLFELFSASEAIEFFESNELPRPVTIRTNTLKTQRRELAQALINRGVNLEPVGKWSKVGLQVFESQVPIGATPEYLAGHYILQAASSFLPVMALAPQPNERILDMSSAPGGKITYVAALQKNTGVIFANDANKARTKALTANIHRLGVRNAIVCNYDGRKFPNDVLGGFDRVMLDAPCSGTGVIYKDQSVKTNKSERDFDTLSHLQRQLLLSAIDSVDADSKTGGYIVYSTCSITVDEDEAVIQYALKKRPNVKLVSTGLEFGREGFVRFREKRFHPSMKLTRRYYPHVHNIDGFFVAKLKKVSDKIPQTVNDVAEAEEEHDIVEEDSVNANSENDSLTFDDEADKAIIEENRRKWLKSKGYKVSKKN is encoded by the coding sequence atgggtagaaaacaaaaaagtaaacaaggAGTTCCCCCTACGTTAGAAGAAACTCGCGGGACTGGCAAAAAGCCCGAAGCAAAGgtagagaaaaagagaaaaccaACGGAAGAAACTGCGGCTTTACAACCTcctaaaaagcaaattgcccaggaaaagaagagccTTTTTGAGGAATCGGAATCTGAACCGGAAAGCAACGATGTGAAAGCAGCTGGtgatgaatttgaagaagccgACGAATCCTCAGAATTagaagacgaagaaaatgttgaTCAGGCTCAAGACGAATTTGTCCAAGGTgatgaagctgaagaagaatcagaACAGGattctatttttgattctgACGAAGAAAGCCGCGGTAAGCCTATGTTTAGTGATGATTCAGGggaagaagatgatttACAAGTTGCCAACCTGGAAGCCATGTCTCGTAAGCTAGATGAAGAGGctgaattggaagaaaaggaagctgaagaagagTTGCATACCAATATCCATCCTACTGCTCCTACTATCCTTCCCCCTAAAGAAGAGGGCGGCCTTGCCGACGGTCAACCCATGAGCGCTTTTACTCAGGATTTGTCGCAAATTCAACTCCGCATTCAAGAAATCAATCGTGTCCTAAATGACTTCAAGAACCTTTGTGAACCTGGCCGTAGCCGCGCTGAATATATTGATCAGCTTATAAGCGATGTTAGTGTCTATTATGGTTACTCAAAGTTCCTCACcgaaaagctttttgaacTCTTTTCTGCCTCCGAAGCCattgaattctttgaatCCAACGAATTGCCTCGTCCTGTTACTATCCGTACAAACACTCTCAAAACTCAACGTCGTGAATTAGCCCAAGCTCTTATCAATCGAGGTGTAAACTTGGAGCCTGTTGGTAAATGGTCTAAGGTTGGTTTGCAAGTCTTTGAGTCACAAGTTCCTATTGGTGCGACCCCTGAATACCTCGCTGGTCACTATATTCTGCAAGCTGcatcttcatttttgccCGTAATGGCCCTTGCCCCTCAGCCTAATGAACGAATTCTCGATATGTCTTCTGCTCCAGGTGGTAAAATTACTTATGTCGCCGCTTTACAGAAAAACACTGGTGTTATATTTGCCAATGATGCCAATAAAGCTCGTACTAAAGCTTTAACCGCCAACATTCATCGTCTGGGAGTACGAAATGCAATCGTTTGCAATTATGATGGTAGAAAGTTCCCTAATGATGTATTGGGTGGCTTTGATCGCGTTATGCTTGATGCTCCTTGCTCTGGTACCGGTGTCATATACAAAGATCAATCtgtgaaaacaaacaaatctGAGCGTGACTTTGACACTCTTAGCCATCTTCAGAGACAGCTACTTTTGAGTGCTATTGATTCCGTTGATGCCGACAGCAAGACTGGCGGTTACATTGTTTATTCTACTTGTAGTATTACCgttgatgaagatgagGCTGTCATTCAATatgctttgaagaaacgtCCAAATGTTAAGCTCGTTTCCACTGGCCTTGAGTTTGGCCGTGAAGGATTTGTTCGTTTCCGTGAAAAGCGCTTCCACCCTAGCATGAAATTAACCCGGAGGTATTATCCTCATGTTCACAACATTGATGGTTTCTTCGTTGCTAAGCTTAAGAAAGTTTCAGACAAGATTCCTCAAACAGTTAATGATGTTGCTGAGGCAGAAGAAGAGCACGACATTGTAGAAGAAGATTCCGTCAATGCAAACTCTGAGAATGATAGCCTCACTTTCGACGATGAAGCTGATAAAGCCATCATCGAGGAAAACCGTAGAAAATGGTTGAAGTCTAAGGGTTACAAggtttctaaaaaaaactaa
- the spt16 gene encoding histone H2A-H2B chaperone, FACT complex subunit Spt16: protein MAEYHIDANVFHKRLNLLLSSWKDTSDANELFQGCESILVVIGTADVPNPYQKSAAIHTWLLGYEFPSTLMLVEKERITFLTSNTKASMLQQLSETENKAAEVDILKRTKDPAENRALFEEVVKRLRATNKKIGIFPKDVNQGKFVNEWNEVFEPVKSEFEMVDASMGLAKALAVKDEQEIINVKDASRVSVASMTKYFADELSRYVDQGVRTTHSKFAERLERLIDNESFFQKKDVRLGDIDTEQMEWCYTPIIQSGGQYDLKPSAITDDRNLHGDVVICSLGIRYKSYCSNIGRTYLFDPSPEQQKNYSFLVALQGKLIESCRDGAMIKDIYTKILGFIRSKRPELEGHFVKNLGAGIGIEFRESSLLVNAKNTRTLKAGMTMSLSIGFANLVNPKPKNSHPREYSLLLIDTIQVTRGDPVVFTNSPKAQADISYFFGDEADDLDDGPKQRKQTRGTATVSSHKGKTRSETREVDDSAEKRRTEHQKQLAARKQSEGLQRFAEGSTHKTGTEKPAVKRYESYKRDSQMPQAIGELRILVDYRAQSIILPIFGRPVPFHISSLKNASKNDEESFVYLRLNFLSPGQIGGRKDEQPFEDPNAQFIRSFTFRSSDSSRMNQIFKDIQDMKKAATKREAEKKEFADVVEQENLIEIKNRRPIHLNDVYVRPALDGKRLPGFVEIHQNGIRYQSPLRSDSHIDLLFSNMKHLFFQPCEGELIVLVHIYLNAPIMVGKRKTQDVQFYREVSDIQFDETGNKKRKYMYGDEDEIEQEQEERRRRAQLDREFKTFGERIAEASDGQVELDIPFRELAFSGVPFRSNVLLQPTTDCLVQLTDTPFTVVTLSEIEIAHLERVQFGLKNFDLVFIFQDFHRPPVHINTIPMEQLDNVKEWLDSCDICYSEGPLNLNWTTIMKTVNEDPVAFFQEGGWGFLGTGSDDEGENSDEEVSEYEGSDVEPEEEVSEEGSEELSEAASDEEDSGSEAASDEEEESGEDWDELERKALQEDARREQDGGGGHPLKKRR from the coding sequence GTCTAAATTTATTACTTTCTTCCTGGAAAGATACCTCAGACGCAAATGAACTTTTCCAAGGATGTGAAAGCATATTAGTCGTTATTGGTACAGCGGATGTACCAAATCCTTATCAAAAGTCGGCTGCTATACATACATGGCTTCTTGGATACGAATTTCCTTCAACGTTAATGCTTGTAGAAAAGGAGCGGATTACCTTTTTGACCTCCAATACCAAAGCGAGCATGCTTCAACAGCTATctgaaacagaaaacaaagcagcCGAAGTTGATATTTTAAAACGCACAAAAGATCCCGCAGAGAACCGTGCATTGTTTGAAGAGGTCGTAAAGCGCCTTCGTGCTACTAATAAAAAGATTGGTATTTTTCCCAAAGACGTCAATCAAGGAAAGTTTGTGAATGAATGGAATGAAGTGTTTGAACCCGTCAAATCAGAGTTTGAGATGGTCGACGCTAGCATGGGTTTGGCCAAAGCATTGGCTGTAAAAGatgaacaagaaataataaacgTCAAGGATGCTTCACGGGTCAGCGTTGCTTCAATGACAAAATACTTTGCTGATGAATTATCTAGATATGTCGATCAAGGGGTAAGAACTACCCACTCTAAATTTGCCGAACGGCTTGAGCGCTTGATCGATAATGAgtccttttttcaaaaaaaagacgtTCGTTTAGGAGACATTGATACAGAGCAGATGGAATGGTGCTATACTCCGATTATTCAATCTGGCGGACAATATGATTTAAAGCCTTCTGCTATCACAGACGATCGAAATTTACATGGTGACGTTGTTATATGTTCTTTAGGTATCCGCTACAAGTCTTACTGCTCTAACATTGGCCGTACTTACTTGTTTGATCCTAGTCCTGAACAACAGAAAAACTACTCTTTCCTTGTGGCTTTGCAAGGAAAACTGATTGAGTCTTGCCGTGATGGCGCTATGATTAAAGATATATACACCAAGATACTGGGCTTCATTAGATCAAAACGACCCGAGCTGGAAGGTCATTTCGTGAAAAATTTAGGTGCTGGTATCGGTATAGAATTTCGTGAATCTTCTTTGCTTGTTAATGCAAAAAACACTCGTACTTTGAAAGCTGGTATGACAATGAGTCTTAGTATTGGATTTGCCAACTTGGTTAATCCTAAACCAAAGAATTCTCATCCTAGAGAGTATTCTCTTCTACTGATTGACACCATTCAGGTGACTCGAGGTGATCCAGTTGTTTTCACAAATTCCCCGAAAGCCCAAGCTGATATCTCATACTTTTTTGGAGACGAAGCCGATGATTTAGATGATGGTCCGAAGCAACGCAAGCAAACACGTGGAACTGCAACTGTATCGAGTCATAAAGGCAAAACTCGAAGTGAGACCAGAGAAGTGGATGATTCCGCTGAAAAACGTCGCACTGAACATCAAAAACAGCTGGCTGctagaaaacaaagtgaAGGTCTTCAGAGATTTGCTGAGGGTTCTACACATAAAACTGGAACCGAAAAGCCAGCGGTTAAACGGTACGAATCATATAAGCGTGATTCTCAAATGCCTCAGGCTATTGGAGAACTACGAATTTTAGTAGATTATAGAGCTCAAAGTATCATTCTACCCATATTTGGCCGTCCTGttccttttcatatttcttctttgaagAATGCTAGTAAAAACGATGAGGAaagctttgtttacctACGCTTGAACTTCCTTAGTCCTGGTCAAATTGGTGGTAGAAAAGATGAACAGCCATTTGAAGATCCTAATGCTCAGTTCATCAGGAGTTTCACTTTCAGAAGCTCTGATAGTTCCCGAATGaatcaaattttcaaagacatTCAAGATATGAAGAAGGCAGCTACTAAGCGTGAagctgaaaagaaagaatttgcCGATGTTGTTGAGCAAGAAAACTTGattgaaatcaaaaatcGTCGCCCTATTCATCTCAATGATGTTTATGTCCGCCCTGCGCTTGATGGTAAGCGCTTGCCAGGTTTCGTTGAAATTCACCAGAATGGTATACGTTATCAATCTCCACTTCGATCCGATAGTCATATTGATTTACTATTTTCAAATATGAAGCATCTGTTTTTCCAACCTTGTGAAGGTGAATTGATTGTTTTGGTCCACATTTATTTGAATGCTCCTATTATGGTTGGAAAGCGGAAAACCCAAGACGTGCAATTCTATAGAGAGGTGTCAGACATCCAGTTCGACGAAAcaggaaataaaaagaggaaaTATATGTATGGTGACGAAGATGAAATCGAgcaagaacaagaagaacGACGTCGTCGTGCCCAGTTAGATAGAGAATTTAAGACTTTCGGTGAAAGAATCGCCGAAGCTAGTGATGGTCAAGTCGAACTTGATATCCCATTCCGTGAGCTTGCATTTAGCGGTGTACCATTCAGATCTAATGTATTGTTACAGCCAACGACAGATTGTTTGGTCCAATTAACTGATACCCCATTCACAGTTGTTACCCTTTCAGAAATCGAAATAGCTCATTTGGAACGTGTTCAGTTCGGTTTAAAGAATTTTgatttggttttcattttccaagATTTCCATCGACCACCTGTTCATATAAATACAATTCCAATGGAACAATTGGACAATGTAAAGGAATGGTTGGATTCTTGCGACATTTGTTACAGTGAGGGACCCTTAAACTTGAACTGGACGACTATTATGAAAACAGTGAATGAGGATCCTGTCGCATTTTTCCAAGAAGGTGGTTGGGGATTCCTTGGTACAGGAAGTGATGATGAAGGGGAAAATAGTGATGAAGAAGTCTCTGAATATGAAGGTTCTGATGTAGAACCCGAAGAAGAAGTGTCCGAAGAAGGTTCAGAAGAACTAAGTGAAGCAGCTAGTGACGAAGAAGATAGTGGAAGTGAAGCAGCTAGtgacgaagaagaggaaagcGGTGAAGATTGGGATGAACTTGAACGAAAGGCTCTGCAGGAAGATGCGAGGCGTGAGCAGGATGGTGGTGGTGGTCatcctttgaaaaagagaagataA